The following coding sequences are from one Cenarchaeum symbiosum A window:
- a CDS encoding S-adenosylmethionine synthetase (COG0192): protein MKRRHLFTSESVTEGHPDKLCDQISDAFLDEYITQDPDSRVAVETLVTTDFVAVAGEVTSKAQFDAKAQEALVRRVVSEVGYDDPALEFDAKSCEIDLRIHAQSPDISRGVTASGNGAQGAGDQGLMFGYATDETKELMPLPILLAHRLTKKLTEERRSGGLPWARPDGKSQVSIVYEGGKPKRIDAVVISTQHAPDVANEEIRKSVISRVIKPVCGEYWDEDIRIYVNPTGRFEIGGPHGDAGLTGRKIIVDTYGGYGRHGGGAFSGKDPSKVDRSACYMCRYVAKNIVAAGLAEKCEVQVAYAIGVAEPVSLMVSTFDTHKADEDRIESAVREVFDMTPSAIISHLGLKSPIYRKTSAYGHFGRDEPEFSWERTDKADSLRKAAGL from the coding sequence ATGAAAAGAAGGCATCTCTTTACGTCAGAATCCGTCACGGAAGGGCACCCGGACAAGCTCTGCGACCAGATCTCTGACGCGTTCCTTGACGAGTACATAACGCAGGACCCGGATTCAAGGGTGGCCGTGGAAACGCTTGTTACGACCGACTTTGTGGCGGTTGCCGGCGAGGTTACATCAAAGGCGCAGTTTGATGCAAAGGCCCAGGAGGCCCTGGTAAGGAGGGTCGTCAGTGAGGTGGGATACGACGATCCCGCGCTAGAGTTTGACGCAAAATCATGCGAGATAGACCTGAGGATCCACGCCCAGAGCCCCGACATCAGCCGGGGCGTGACTGCCTCCGGAAATGGAGCCCAGGGTGCGGGCGACCAGGGGCTGATGTTCGGATACGCGACAGATGAGACCAAAGAGCTGATGCCGCTGCCCATACTTCTGGCGCACAGGCTGACAAAAAAGCTCACAGAAGAGCGCAGGTCAGGAGGGCTCCCCTGGGCCAGGCCCGACGGCAAGTCGCAGGTATCCATAGTGTACGAGGGCGGAAAGCCAAAGAGGATAGACGCTGTAGTGATATCGACCCAGCACGCCCCCGACGTCGCCAACGAAGAGATAAGAAAGTCAGTCATATCGCGGGTGATAAAGCCGGTATGCGGGGAATACTGGGACGAGGACATACGGATATACGTCAACCCGACGGGCAGGTTTGAGATCGGGGGCCCGCACGGGGACGCGGGCCTGACGGGCAGGAAGATAATAGTGGACACCTACGGGGGCTATGGGCGGCACGGCGGGGGCGCGTTCTCCGGCAAGGACCCGTCAAAGGTGGACAGGTCTGCCTGCTATATGTGCAGGTACGTGGCCAAGAACATAGTGGCCGCCGGCCTTGCAGAAAAGTGCGAGGTGCAGGTGGCCTATGCGATAGGCGTGGCAGAGCCGGTCTCGCTGATGGTCAGCACGTTTGATACACACAAGGCGGACGAGGACAGGATAGAATCAGCTGTGCGGGAGGTCTTTGACATGACCCCGTCGGCGATAATCTCGCATCTCGGGCTCAAGTCGCCCATATACAGAAAGACCTCCGCGTACGGCCACTTTGGAAGGGACGAGCCTGAGTTTAGCTGGGAGAGGACCGACAAGGCGGATTCACTGCGAAAGGCCGCTGGACTTTAG
- a CDS encoding translation initiation factor 2, alpha subunit (COG1093) gives MQELPEPGEVVLATVTRVMDHGAYVSLDEFGDIPGFLHISEIAPGWIRSISRFVKTGEKKVLLVKRVNEKRADIDLSLKQVSIDQKKRKLLEVKRYEKGRTLLGSVADKAGLSDGDVDELEEALCSKFDSAYDAFSQIARGGISLVSALKLPKKTLSAMEEVSSKIRLPSVEIRGIMEITNSRPDGVEVIRDTLSAAAEGNVKITYLGAPTYRISITAPDFKTAEKELKPLVEGIQRSAEKNRGTFKFTREESKKTREE, from the coding sequence ATGCAGGAGCTGCCCGAGCCCGGGGAGGTGGTGCTCGCCACTGTAACCCGCGTGATGGACCACGGCGCGTACGTCTCGCTAGACGAGTTTGGCGACATACCGGGATTTTTGCACATCTCGGAGATCGCCCCCGGGTGGATACGCTCGATAAGCAGGTTCGTAAAGACGGGCGAAAAGAAGGTGCTGCTAGTCAAGAGGGTCAACGAAAAGAGGGCCGACATAGACCTATCCCTCAAGCAAGTCTCCATAGACCAGAAAAAGAGAAAGCTGCTCGAGGTAAAAAGGTACGAAAAGGGCCGGACCCTTCTGGGCAGCGTGGCCGACAAGGCGGGCCTCTCCGACGGCGATGTGGACGAGCTCGAAGAGGCGCTCTGCTCAAAGTTCGATTCCGCGTACGATGCGTTCTCCCAGATAGCCCGGGGTGGAATATCGCTCGTCTCTGCGTTGAAGCTGCCAAAAAAGACCCTATCGGCAATGGAGGAGGTCAGCTCGAAGATAAGGCTGCCCTCGGTGGAGATCCGCGGAATCATGGAGATTACAAACAGCCGGCCCGACGGCGTCGAGGTCATACGGGACACTCTATCTGCAGCGGCCGAAGGCAACGTAAAGATCACGTACCTTGGCGCCCCGACATACCGCATATCGATTACGGCCCCCGATTTCAAGACGGCAGAAAAGGAGCTCAAGCCGCTGGTAGAGGGGATACAGCGCTCTGCAGAAAAGAACCGTGGCACCTTCAAGTTTACCCGGGAAGAATCCAAAAAGACCCGGGAGGAATAG
- a CDS encoding precorrin isomerase (COG2082): MIEEEIGPHGYGPLEWPIVRRIIHSTADFDFAGKNEVLFHPSAIQKGMAALGSGCDIVADVNGVAGLLNKRNLKEYGNRIVCKVSDEDAASRAIQDGSTRSAASMRLSAEHIDGGVVAAGSAPTALLEVLQMAKEGVATPVLIVGLPVGFICAVESKEELAASEIPHITNRGRKGGSPSAAAVINALFRLIREPPA, encoded by the coding sequence CCACGGATACGGCCCGCTGGAATGGCCTATCGTGCGCAGGATAATACACTCGACGGCCGACTTTGACTTTGCGGGCAAAAACGAGGTGCTCTTCCACCCGTCGGCCATACAAAAGGGCATGGCCGCGCTAGGTAGCGGCTGCGACATAGTCGCGGACGTAAACGGGGTCGCAGGCCTGCTCAACAAGAGGAACCTCAAGGAATACGGGAACAGGATAGTCTGCAAGGTGTCTGACGAGGATGCGGCGTCCCGGGCGATACAGGACGGCTCTACGCGGTCGGCCGCATCGATGAGGCTCTCGGCGGAGCATATCGACGGCGGGGTGGTCGCGGCGGGCAGCGCGCCGACTGCCCTGCTCGAGGTTTTACAGATGGCAAAGGAAGGCGTGGCCACGCCTGTCTTGATAGTGGGGCTGCCGGTCGGCTTTATCTGCGCCGTCGAATCCAAGGAGGAGCTTGCCGCATCTGAGATACCGCACATAACCAACAGGGGCAGAAAAGGCGGAAGCCCCTCGGCTGCAGCCGTGATAAACGCGCTGTTCAGGCTGATCAGGGAGCCCCCTGCATAG
- a CDS encoding cobyrinic acid a,c-diamide synthase (COG1797), which translates to MIAALAGSGHTVQPFKVGPDYIDPGHLSAASGREAINLDVWLMGRGGVLNSFVRNSGPGISLVEGVMGYYDGAGSSGVSSTHHVSSILGAPVVLVLDASRAGRSVAATALGFMRFRRNHCIRGIILNRLGSKRHEKICRDALEPLGVPVVGCIPRDARFSLPSRHLGLVPAIESRPGAISAVARGIAPFVDAAALARIARTAGPLPRSKRTMPRKKRAVIAVALDSSFNFYYKENLESLRRSGAELVFFSPSSGGRLPPCDGLYMGGGFPEVRGAGLEKNARMRSAVKKFAEDGGPVYAECGGLMYLTRSISGESGEHKMAGLFDAHTHMTKKVKLGYTRCSTKKCLISAIPRKFHGHEFHYSEIRGLPRDSKFAYTLLAGSGIRDGMDGLTVYNTLASYGHVFFDNAMADRLVDSCASYSRS; encoded by the coding sequence GTGATAGCCGCGCTGGCGGGCTCCGGGCATACGGTGCAGCCGTTCAAGGTGGGGCCCGACTACATAGATCCCGGCCACCTCTCGGCGGCCTCGGGCAGAGAGGCTATCAACCTCGACGTCTGGCTCATGGGCCGGGGCGGAGTCCTGAACAGCTTTGTCAGAAACTCGGGCCCCGGCATATCATTGGTAGAGGGCGTCATGGGCTACTATGACGGCGCGGGAAGCTCAGGGGTATCGAGCACGCACCACGTATCTTCAATACTTGGTGCACCCGTGGTACTGGTGCTCGACGCGAGCAGGGCGGGGCGCTCTGTAGCGGCGACGGCGCTCGGCTTTATGAGGTTCCGCAGGAACCACTGCATACGCGGCATAATACTGAACAGGCTGGGCAGCAAAAGACACGAGAAAATCTGCAGGGATGCGCTCGAGCCCCTGGGGGTCCCCGTTGTGGGATGTATTCCCAGGGATGCGCGCTTCTCCCTTCCCTCCAGGCACCTAGGGCTGGTCCCCGCGATAGAGTCGCGGCCCGGGGCCATATCGGCGGTGGCCCGTGGAATCGCGCCGTTCGTCGATGCAGCCGCACTGGCCCGCATAGCGCGCACAGCTGGGCCGCTTCCCCGGTCCAAGAGAACAATGCCCAGGAAAAAAAGGGCCGTCATAGCCGTGGCACTAGACTCTTCGTTCAACTTTTACTACAAAGAGAACCTCGAGAGCCTCAGGCGCAGCGGGGCGGAACTAGTCTTCTTCAGCCCGTCGTCCGGCGGCAGGCTGCCCCCGTGCGACGGGCTGTACATGGGGGGCGGCTTTCCAGAGGTGCGGGGTGCAGGCCTGGAAAAGAACGCGCGCATGAGATCAGCAGTAAAAAAGTTCGCAGAAGACGGGGGCCCCGTATACGCAGAGTGCGGCGGGCTGATGTACCTGACCCGCTCGATCAGCGGGGAATCAGGCGAGCACAAAATGGCGGGGCTCTTTGATGCGCATACCCACATGACAAAAAAAGTAAAACTCGGCTATACCAGGTGCTCCACAAAAAAATGCCTCATATCTGCTATACCGCGTAAGTTCCACGGCCACGAGTTCCACTATTCGGAGATAAGGGGGCTGCCGCGGGACTCGAAATTCGCATACACTCTTCTTGCCGGCTCCGGCATAAGAGACGGCATGGACGGCCTTACAGTATACAATACGCTTGCATCATACGGGCATGTATTCTTTGATAATGCAATGGCCGACAGGCTGGTGGATTCTTGTGCGTCCTATTCAAGAAGCTGA
- a CDS encoding nucleoside-diphosphate-sugar epimerase (COG0702), which translates to MCLSRGDPGAEGGEEGISTSYSISDAPKLRGCTAFVHLAEAGRPGISTDASLARDIVKLCRTAGIGRITYLSGLGASPSSTSAHFLSRYAAEQEIASSGLEYTIFRPSFILGTADRLTRGLKKQLKEGGAVIPGSGEYPVQPIHIDDACRIIRDSAISDAYLNSTVDLVGPRIVTYTEFLSGLKDRRTRRVELEEALRRAVTDHHYYFGPDDLAILVGGFVGDFEGLRARHKGKFTPYEEALKSSGLSQ; encoded by the coding sequence GTGTGCCTCTCGCGCGGAGACCCCGGGGCGGAAGGCGGCGAAGAAGGCATATCCACTTCATATTCAATATCAGATGCGCCAAAATTGCGCGGATGCACCGCATTTGTCCACCTGGCCGAGGCCGGCCGCCCCGGTATCTCTACAGACGCCTCTCTCGCCCGGGATATAGTAAAGCTCTGCAGGACAGCAGGAATAGGCAGGATCACATATCTCAGCGGCCTTGGCGCGTCCCCGTCTTCTACATCGGCCCACTTTCTATCCCGGTATGCGGCAGAACAAGAGATAGCAAGCTCCGGACTGGAGTATACAATATTCAGGCCGTCGTTCATACTCGGCACGGCCGACCGCCTTACGCGGGGGCTCAAAAAACAGCTTAAAGAGGGCGGCGCCGTCATCCCCGGCTCCGGGGAATACCCCGTCCAGCCGATACATATCGATGATGCCTGCCGGATAATCCGCGATTCTGCCATATCAGACGCATACCTGAACAGTACCGTGGATCTTGTCGGGCCCAGAATAGTCACATATACAGAGTTTCTCTCGGGGTTGAAGGACCGGCGCACCCGGAGGGTAGAACTAGAAGAGGCGCTCCGGCGGGCAGTCACGGACCATCACTACTATTTCGGGCCAGACGACCTTGCCATACTGGTGGGAGGATTTGTGGGCGACTTTGAGGGCTTGCGCGCAAGGCACAAGGGCAAGTTCACTCCCTATGAAGAGGCGCTAAAGTCCAGCGGCCTTTCGCAGTGA
- a CDS encoding RecA/RadA recombinase related protein (COG0468) codes for MIRSGIRGIDGFLGGGLRGGFITDIFGPPASGKSQIAFEICAGALAEGGRVIFHDTSGTLRPERILQILRSRGLGGEGLLDRMIVSRMTNTGEQAAGLSQIGPEASLVVVDNATELFSFEYAGRERSLPRNRLLMQYMRRLSGAAVALRVPVIVTNTVRFIEGGEAENLASAMRPFPHVRIHLRRMGGVTAAEISTAGKRSYFSFKITPGGIREGAPA; via the coding sequence ATGATAAGATCCGGCATACGGGGGATCGACGGCTTTCTGGGGGGCGGCCTCCGGGGCGGATTTATCACCGATATATTCGGCCCGCCAGCCTCGGGCAAGTCGCAGATCGCATTCGAGATATGCGCGGGGGCGCTAGCGGAAGGCGGGCGCGTGATATTCCATGATACGTCCGGGACTCTGCGGCCCGAGAGAATACTGCAGATACTCCGCTCACGCGGCCTTGGCGGCGAGGGCCTTTTAGACAGGATGATAGTCTCCCGGATGACCAATACCGGCGAGCAGGCGGCAGGCCTCTCCCAGATAGGCCCGGAGGCCTCGCTTGTCGTAGTGGATAACGCCACCGAGCTCTTCTCATTCGAGTATGCAGGCCGCGAGAGGTCCCTTCCAAGGAACAGGCTCCTCATGCAGTACATGCGCAGGCTGTCGGGCGCGGCCGTGGCCCTGAGGGTGCCCGTTATAGTGACGAATACCGTGCGGTTCATCGAGGGCGGGGAGGCAGAAAACCTGGCGTCTGCCATGCGGCCGTTCCCGCACGTGAGGATCCATCTCAGGAGGATGGGCGGCGTGACCGCGGCCGAGATATCCACCGCCGGAAAAAGGTCGTACTTTTCATTCAAGATAACCCCCGGGGGGATAAGGGAGGGCGCGCCGGCATGA
- a CDS encoding Lhr-like helicase (COG1201), whose translation MRGPDRGKKTRLDPVLAARFASLGFESLTEIQARASPVIYQKRDTLVIAPTGSGKTECSVIPVFSRLSRREGRTRALYITPLRALNRDVFRRITSYAEAEGLTIGIRHGDTTQKERKKISENPPDVLITTPETLVILLTQKKMLDALSELEWVIIDEVHELLASERGSQLSLSLERLAVNSSREITRIGLSATVGNIADAAKFVSGARRKCRVVRDRSVRRYEVEVRYVDGSISDVAGEVASYVRDQGIDTPVLLFTNSRGEAELMASILRENSDIPIQLHHGSLSREVHEETEGSLKEGKFGIVVCTSSLELGLDIGSVELVIHYGSPRQVSKLVQRIGRSRHSRGSSARGLVITNSPDDECEARAILERIAEGSIEDQAIHRGSADVLAHHLVGLVIQLGEVAVPRVLEIFRGAYPFRDLDLEGLCAVLELLDSNRLIYFDRANMSIQRSGRSFTYYYENLSTIPDILRFRVFDSVGKKVIGSLDQRFVGDYGEQGNVFVLRGLKWRILNIDEKSLFVNVEPLMSGGVNVPYWEGETIPVDRSTSGKVGRFRARARRGEIQLASDVMAKLPFAEPPDDSTIVAESSRVAGTVVLHACLGTKVNATLSTLLSSMLSSMLGFAVESRSDAYRIALTSNSRLTKGLIDSVLHDTYDLSDVVAGSIAGTHNVNWRTWCVGKKFGIVDRRAVYERRSARFLYERYKGTPVVDEALRELFHDRYDLEGTDAVLSEIREGRIRLLWEEVDRFSKLAGPILDHTTKYYAAPASLDQGIVNLVKKRLSKTVHRLICARCGKWERTYEADKVPESLRCPYCRGKQITSTFQSDHDLSALIRKKHGGGKVTKDERRRLDRAWKASSLIESFGNDAITALSGYGVGADTAARILRDMVGDEDLFRRIYEAERNYVMTRGFWD comes from the coding sequence ATGAGAGGACCAGATCGAGGGAAGAAGACAAGGCTTGACCCCGTCCTGGCGGCAAGGTTCGCATCACTAGGCTTTGAGAGCCTGACCGAGATTCAGGCAAGGGCATCACCCGTCATATATCAAAAGAGGGACACGCTTGTAATAGCCCCCACCGGATCCGGCAAGACCGAATGCTCGGTGATCCCTGTTTTTTCGCGCCTCTCCCGGCGCGAAGGCAGGACAAGGGCCCTCTACATAACGCCGCTTCGCGCTTTGAACAGGGACGTCTTTAGGAGGATCACCTCGTATGCAGAGGCAGAAGGCCTCACCATAGGGATAAGGCACGGCGATACCACCCAGAAAGAGCGAAAAAAGATATCAGAGAACCCCCCGGATGTGTTAATCACGACCCCTGAGACGCTCGTCATCCTGCTGACGCAGAAAAAGATGCTCGACGCGCTATCTGAGCTCGAATGGGTGATAATAGATGAAGTGCACGAGCTCTTGGCCAGCGAGCGCGGCTCGCAGCTCTCGCTGAGCCTTGAGCGGCTGGCGGTCAACTCGTCGAGGGAGATTACCCGGATAGGCCTCTCCGCTACCGTCGGCAACATAGCCGATGCGGCAAAGTTTGTCTCGGGTGCCCGGAGAAAGTGCAGGGTCGTCCGGGACAGGTCGGTCCGCAGGTATGAAGTGGAGGTCAGGTATGTGGACGGCTCGATATCGGATGTGGCAGGCGAGGTCGCCTCCTATGTGAGGGACCAGGGGATTGACACGCCCGTCCTGCTGTTTACGAACAGCAGGGGCGAGGCGGAGCTGATGGCCTCTATACTGAGGGAGAACTCTGACATACCGATACAGCTCCACCACGGCTCGCTGTCCAGGGAGGTGCACGAGGAGACGGAGGGCTCTCTAAAGGAGGGCAAATTCGGCATAGTAGTCTGTACGTCCTCGCTGGAGCTCGGCCTGGACATAGGCTCTGTCGAGCTTGTCATACATTATGGCTCGCCGAGGCAGGTATCAAAGCTGGTCCAGAGGATAGGAAGAAGCAGGCACAGCAGGGGCTCATCCGCGCGGGGCCTTGTAATAACCAACAGCCCCGACGACGAATGCGAGGCGCGGGCCATACTGGAGAGGATCGCAGAAGGCTCGATTGAAGACCAGGCTATACACCGGGGCTCGGCAGATGTGCTGGCGCACCACCTGGTCGGCCTTGTAATACAGCTCGGCGAGGTTGCTGTCCCGCGTGTACTCGAGATATTCAGGGGCGCCTACCCGTTTAGGGATCTTGACCTGGAGGGCCTTTGCGCAGTGCTGGAGCTGCTCGATTCCAACCGCCTGATATACTTTGACCGCGCGAACATGTCAATCCAAAGAAGCGGCAGGTCGTTTACCTACTATTACGAGAACCTGTCCACGATACCGGACATACTCCGGTTTCGAGTATTTGATTCCGTGGGCAAAAAGGTGATAGGCTCGCTGGACCAGAGGTTTGTAGGCGACTACGGGGAGCAGGGGAACGTATTCGTCCTGCGGGGACTCAAATGGAGGATACTCAACATAGACGAAAAATCGCTATTCGTCAATGTAGAGCCGCTGATGTCAGGCGGGGTCAACGTTCCGTACTGGGAGGGCGAGACCATACCTGTCGACAGGTCCACAAGCGGCAAAGTGGGCCGCTTTCGCGCAAGGGCGCGGCGCGGCGAGATACAGCTGGCAAGCGATGTAATGGCAAAGCTCCCCTTTGCAGAGCCGCCAGATGATTCCACGATAGTCGCAGAATCATCCAGAGTAGCAGGGACGGTTGTTTTACATGCGTGCCTTGGCACAAAGGTAAACGCGACGCTGTCCACACTGCTGTCGTCGATGCTCTCATCCATGCTGGGCTTTGCCGTGGAATCGCGCTCGGACGCGTACAGGATTGCGCTCACCTCCAACTCCAGGCTGACAAAAGGGCTGATTGACAGCGTTCTGCACGATACATACGATTTATCCGACGTGGTGGCGGGCTCGATTGCGGGCACGCACAATGTAAACTGGAGGACCTGGTGCGTGGGAAAAAAGTTCGGCATTGTCGACCGCAGGGCGGTATACGAGCGCCGGTCCGCCCGGTTTCTCTACGAGAGGTACAAGGGCACGCCGGTAGTCGACGAGGCGCTCCGCGAGCTCTTCCACGACAGGTACGACCTTGAGGGGACAGATGCCGTATTATCCGAGATTAGGGAGGGCAGGATCCGCCTCTTGTGGGAGGAGGTGGACCGCTTCTCAAAGCTGGCGGGGCCGATCCTCGATCATACCACAAAGTACTATGCGGCGCCTGCCAGCCTCGACCAGGGGATAGTCAACCTGGTAAAAAAGAGGCTCTCAAAGACCGTCCACAGGCTGATATGCGCGCGATGCGGAAAATGGGAGAGGACGTACGAGGCAGACAAGGTGCCAGAAAGCCTCCGCTGCCCGTACTGCCGGGGAAAGCAGATCACATCCACGTTCCAGTCCGACCACGACCTGTCCGCGTTGATACGCAAAAAGCACGGCGGAGGCAAGGTCACCAAGGATGAGCGGCGCAGGCTCGACAGGGCGTGGAAGGCCTCGTCTTTGATAGAGAGCTTTGGAAACGATGCGATAACTGCCCTCTCCGGATATGGTGTTGGCGCGGATACTGCCGCGCGCATACTGCGGGACATGGTGGGCGATGAGGACCTGTTCCGGCGGATATACGAAGCGGAGAGAAACTATGTGATGACCCGCGGCTTTTGGGACTAG
- a CDS encoding small nuclear ribonucleoprotein (COG1958): protein MPEARLCGTGESFYSRIRRRSPSEYPVSQSNAKRPLTALQKSTKKAVTVRLKNETEYKGKMENVDSYMNLIMTDAEEFHDSKVVANYGRVIVRGNNVLFIRLENEL, encoded by the coding sequence GTGCCTGAAGCACGACTCTGCGGCACCGGGGAAAGCTTTTATTCTAGGATAAGGCGACGGTCACCAAGTGAATATCCGGTGTCGCAATCCAACGCAAAAAGGCCGCTGACGGCGCTCCAAAAGAGCACAAAAAAGGCGGTCACAGTACGGCTCAAGAACGAGACAGAGTACAAGGGCAAGATGGAGAATGTGGATTCGTACATGAACCTGATAATGACCGATGCAGAAGAGTTCCATGACAGCAAGGTGGTGGCCAACTATGGCAGGGTCATAGTCAGGGGCAACAACGTGCTGTTCATAAGACTGGAAAACGAGCTCTAA
- a CDS encoding single-stranded DNA-binding replication protein A, large (70 kD) subunit (COG1599), with product MSDFEELMGKLMELKPDLDRAAIENLIREKKERIGAGYLTDQGALFLVAGELNVKLDAPARSDVVIKDLRAGAKDVSLEARMLNMSQTKEYSRKDGTPFKLRTMTVYDGDESGTKTASVKLWDDKANLEGIDSLGPGDLVKILRAYVRADRDGTPTINIGSDSGLEKSGNTSSIPGIEKITRDISTVSEGEKDLAVSGTIDGQIGTIRFTNSRGEPGTALRFRMKGSGSSPVKVVVWGKDEKNLPAVISQDSKTVLLGVRAKMAEQGLEVHGNESTLIKVEGSDEITPVTARILSVRKSPSGSTLILGVNEKKNLLQISDTGGQTDELAAGDIMECMPSKVHGNSITLDSGSYARKMSDSDSLPKRGDLRTKIKDVADGGNYCIEAVVLNAPEKRDILTRAGDTVELGEMLVGDDTGEIPLKGWRDQARMIEGLKAGQKFSAANLNARAGLEGRIELVLVAYSDMEPA from the coding sequence ATGTCCGACTTTGAGGAACTCATGGGCAAGCTCATGGAGCTCAAGCCCGATCTGGACAGGGCCGCCATAGAGAACCTCATACGGGAGAAAAAAGAGAGGATCGGCGCCGGATACCTTACAGACCAGGGGGCCTTGTTCTTGGTGGCAGGCGAGCTCAATGTAAAGCTCGACGCCCCGGCAAGATCGGACGTGGTGATAAAGGACCTGCGCGCGGGCGCAAAGGATGTCTCGCTTGAGGCGCGCATGCTGAACATGTCACAGACAAAAGAGTATTCCAGAAAGGACGGCACGCCGTTCAAGCTCAGGACGATGACCGTATACGACGGCGATGAATCCGGCACAAAGACTGCCAGCGTCAAGCTCTGGGACGACAAGGCCAACCTGGAGGGGATAGACAGCCTCGGGCCGGGGGATCTTGTAAAGATACTCAGGGCGTATGTCCGGGCCGACCGCGACGGCACGCCGACGATAAACATAGGCTCCGATTCTGGATTAGAAAAGTCCGGAAACACAAGCAGCATACCCGGGATAGAAAAGATAACGAGGGACATTAGCACCGTATCAGAGGGCGAGAAGGACCTTGCCGTGTCGGGAACAATAGACGGGCAGATAGGGACAATACGGTTTACAAACTCGCGCGGCGAGCCGGGGACGGCGCTGCGGTTCAGGATGAAGGGGAGCGGTTCGTCGCCCGTCAAGGTTGTAGTCTGGGGCAAGGACGAAAAGAACCTGCCCGCGGTCATATCCCAGGATTCAAAGACTGTATTGCTCGGGGTCAGGGCCAAGATGGCAGAACAGGGGCTCGAGGTGCACGGCAACGAATCCACCCTGATAAAGGTGGAGGGCTCAGACGAGATCACCCCCGTCACCGCAAGGATCCTATCCGTCAGAAAGTCGCCCTCAGGCAGCACGCTCATACTGGGGGTCAATGAGAAAAAGAACCTGCTGCAAATATCCGACACGGGCGGCCAGACGGACGAGCTTGCAGCCGGGGACATAATGGAGTGCATGCCGTCGAAAGTGCACGGCAACTCGATAACGCTTGATTCCGGCTCGTATGCAAGAAAGATGTCCGATTCTGACTCCCTGCCAAAAAGGGGGGATCTTCGCACAAAGATCAAGGACGTGGCAGATGGCGGGAACTATTGCATTGAAGCGGTGGTGCTAAACGCGCCCGAGAAGCGGGACATACTGACCAGGGCAGGCGATACAGTCGAGCTCGGCGAGATGCTAGTAGGGGACGATACCGGCGAGATCCCCCTGAAAGGCTGGAGGGACCAGGCGAGGATGATTGAAGGGCTCAAGGCGGGGCAAAAGTTCTCTGCAGCAAACCTCAACGCTAGGGCGGGCCTCGAGGGAAGAATCGAGCTGGTCCTTGTGGCATACTCTGACATGGAGCCTGCCTAG
- a CDS encoding ATP corrinoid adenosyltransferase (COG2109), with translation MGDGLVIVYTGGGKGKTTAALGMALRAAGYGHKTCMVQFIKGSWHYGERDSAAMLGESLELIVAGKGFVGIMDDSSPRKEHVEAARGALRISREKITSDKYETVILDEINYAVDLGLITTEDVLGLIGERPPRLNLVLTGNHARPEIVEAADLVTEMKEVKHPYRSGRRAARGVDF, from the coding sequence ATGGGGGACGGCCTGGTAATAGTGTACACTGGGGGCGGCAAGGGCAAGACCACTGCTGCGCTCGGCATGGCATTGAGGGCCGCAGGATACGGGCACAAGACCTGCATGGTGCAGTTCATCAAGGGGTCGTGGCATTACGGGGAGAGGGATTCTGCTGCAATGCTGGGAGAATCGCTTGAGCTGATAGTCGCGGGCAAGGGCTTTGTTGGCATAATGGACGACAGCAGCCCGCGCAAGGAGCATGTAGAGGCGGCGCGCGGCGCGCTCAGGATCAGCAGGGAAAAGATCACATCCGACAAATACGAAACAGTCATCCTCGACGAGATAAACTATGCCGTCGACTTGGGCCTGATAACCACAGAGGATGTGCTCGGCCTGATAGGGGAGAGGCCCCCACGCCTCAACCTGGTCCTGACTGGAAACCACGCAAGGCCCGAGATAGTAGAGGCGGCCGACCTTGTCACAGAGATGAAAGAGGTCAAGCACCCGTACAGGTCCGGAAGGCGGGCCGCCCGGGGCGTCGACTTCTAA